GTCCCAACCAAGACCAAATTCTCAGCCATTCTCGATGTCTCAACCATCATCGACTGCTAGGCCTTTTCCAGCATCTCAGCCACCAGCGGCCTCTAAGTCATTCCCTATCTCTCAGCCACCAACGACCTCTAAGCCATTTGTGTCTCAGCCACCCAATACCTCTAAGCCAATGCCGGTATCTCAGCCACCTACAACCTCTAAGCCGTTGCCAGTGTCTCAGCCACCACCGACATTTCAATCAACCTGTCCCTCTCAGCCACCTGCAGCCTCTAGTTCTCTCTCTCCACTGCCTCCAGTCTTCAATTCAACTCAATCATTCCAGTCACCTCCTGTTTCTACTACTCCCTCTGCAGTTCCAGAAGCCTCGACTATTCCTTCTCCACCTGCCCCTGCGCCAGTGGCTCAGCCAACTCACGTTTTTAACCAAACCCCACCTCCAGAACAGACTCCCAAGAGCGGGGCTGCAAGAACCGATTCTGAGCCGGAGGTTTCGAGTTTCTGGACTACTTGTCCATACTGCTACGTGCTTTACGAGTATCCCATCATTTACGAGGAAAGCGTGCTTAAATGCCAAACTAAGAGCTGCAGGAGAGCTTACCAGGCAGTGAAAGTTCCTTCTCCACCGCCAGTTGCCGAAGAAGATAGTTACTATTGCTGTTGGGGTTTCTATCCAATAGGATTCTCAGAAGTGGTGACTAAAATCCCAGTCACTGGTTTACATACTAAAATCCCAGTGAGTGATTTACCCAAATCAGCACCCAAAAAACCATCTCCAAAGGTATACTATTatgacgacgaagaagaagatgatgattcatACATTGGTTCTGATCCTAGTGAGgacgacgacgatgatgaCTGGCTGATGAATGGTACAAAAAGGAGGAAGAATGTGAAGCAGAGTAAAGCTAAAGcaacaaccaaaccaaaacgtCAAAAAGTAATTGAGGTTGATTGAGTAAAATCAGTCGGGTAGGGAACAGAAAAAGAACAACTTCAGTAAGgctctctctgttcttcattTCTGGCTCTGTTGTTGTATTTTTAGTTGTAGTAGTTTCTGTTTATGTAGTGTAGGCGTGTAGGTGTAGCGTAATGTTGCTTGCTTCCGCGGTTTCCATGTTCTGCTTAGGCTGGGTCTGATCGGTCTAAGCTATTCGGGTTAAGTTTAGAAGTAGTGGCTGTAACTTGTAATGTTTTGGTGCCTCTTTTTGGATTAATGTAGTTTCTGGAAAAACTTGCAGAAGAATCGTTTTGATCTGGGATTTGTTCTCTTACTGCTAGAACCAACGAAAAGTGAATAATCCATAAACATGTTGGACTTAACTGGTCCAGTTGATCCACGGCCCAATATTACAATCCAACAAAGTATAGTTTAGTTATGGCTTTTTTGAGATGTAGTGGAACactgaaacaacaaaaggtGAGATTGGAGTTTTGACTTGGATTTAGTTTGGTTCAGAAATTATTAATCGGTTCAGAGTTGCCGGTTTAGATCTGAACCAGAAttgaatttatcaaattaaaaccATCTTAATGATCGCATATTATTATCATTCATGAATTCGTCATCACCTACAAATCTGTGATTCTGTAGTTGCATGAAGATCAATATGGACAATGGACACTAACAAAATAGATCTTTAATTTATCATATTAAAACAATGTTAATGATCATAAAACCATATCACTAATTCGTCATCACTGATCACATACAAATCTATGATTCTGTAGGTGCATGAAGATCAAAATGGACATGCAAATAAGGGACCCCATTTACCAAAATGTCAGACCTAATCCTGACcacatttaatatattaattacttCACTAACAATTATTGCAAACCATTCAATGGTTTTTTGAGTGTCCACGTTATCATCTGCAATTACACTCCTTAATTATTGCGCGTCATTACTATTAATTAAATACAAGAATCTTACTTAATCTCCTTTTCACTATACTAATAAACCTTTACAAaagatttgtgttttctctttaGTCTAAGTTTAACTTCAAATTCAACTAAGCTGTCACATAATTTGTATCTGCCGACTTAAACTTGATGGCTCGTTTTAtttgtaatgaaaatatattaaaaaaaaaacatgtgcCATAATAAGTCGATAACCTCAAAACTAAgaattatttaaagtttttgaaataaaaatcagTCAGTCATAATATTAATTTCACAAATAATGAGttaataaagtttatttgattaaattatttatggtAATTAACTACACCTTATCATGTATACAATAAATACATGTCAATCTTCTTATATTCAATTAAAtgtggaaaataaaatcaagaaaccttGACATAACTACTCAAAATAAATGATGAAGAGATGACATTAACAATTGGTAGCAACAACAATATACTAATAATTGACACAAATCAATAATCTTCGGTCTTCGTTCAAAAACAGTAAATGTTTGGTCCAAGAGAAGAAATACAGTTTGGTCCATCAATGCTGCACGAGCTAAGCAAATATTCAGCTAAGATCCGAAATCTGAACTCTAGCTGTGTTAAGTActctttgttttaaaatatacttcCTACGTTCTAAATTAAGTGtcattttacatatatactaaattttgttttaaaataaatgttgttttatatttgtaaTGCCGACTTTTGATCAAAGTTACAACTGAATCTATTGATTTAGTGAattgacggttattttttgtatattgataaaaagtaaaaaaaaaatgtttcttctctccgttttaattaatttatcattttaccACTTAAATTTTGTCTCGTTGTCATTTTAGATCTTTAAGGCAAATGTTTGGTAAAAATTCCAGTTTTTTCCTCAAAGTTTTGATATCTTGACCAATTAAAACATTTAGAGAATATATtgagtaaaaataaaataaaatttaattattttcttaattgatgtgcaaaaaccttaaaagacAAATACTTTAAAGCAGAGGaagtatttgttttcttaatattctaTGTATTATATCAAAACCTTATATGGCACTTATTAATAAATGGTGAGAGTATGGTGTTTTAgataaaacacacacactttaagaaatttatcttttctttaacaactatCATTTAATActtgattaaagaaaattcaattaattatataaaagactgcaaaatacaaatatccattaaaaacaaatatatttacagTTAACATAGAAATCTGtaaaacatcatatatataatgaaaaacagAATCTCTAAAGTATCATATTATACTATAATAAAACAGATGGAGTATTTTttgaccagaaaaaaaaactttaaattttgtatatatcttatatatgtaattgAATACTGCTTGGAAATTCAAGTGAAGAgtcaataaccaaaataaaatccatTTCAACATTTTGTGGAGAAATTTTTTACAACAGTAAGAAGGGAAATGACTtgattagtatatataaatgatatgaGATAATCTTGTTATTAACCTTTGAGTTGGAACCATGAAACTTAACATAGTATTAGATTCTGAACAACATATGTTGTCTTGTTTCCGGTCGAAAAAATTGCCGACCATCCTACTAATTGATGGTCCAATAGAATTTTCAATTCCGTTGAGATAGATAGGATAGTATtatcaaaaatttcataagAATTTGTAACATATCCATTTGTATGAATGTTTAAGTGTAAACAtctgtatatatttttatatgaaaccCATGGATTAAGAATTATTGTGAAGCTGAAATTTATTGGAGTTGAAAACTTAGGTGGTGTGTAATGAAGGTGAGATGTATATGTTCAAGCACATTTAAAACATACGTTCCCATTCTTATTTGACGTGATTATTAAATGGCCACTAAATGAACAGCGCAAAGTTTAATTTAATAGTATTATTACTATCATCTTTAATTTAATCCCAACTACTCATATTTTGTGgagattttagtttcttcgAGATCGATCACTAACCTATCATCACATCTGTCCAAttaaagaggagaagaaacaaatcttggAGGCAAGTATAAAGAGCCTCACAAGCCAGAAAGTCAcaacactacaagaaaaatcaaaccaaattaaaagtACTCATAGATATCAAATTCCAATGGATTGTGTTCCTTCATTGTTTATGCCTGATTCAACCTACGAAGATGGATTACtattttctgattcttttcttctttctccgtTTATATCATACCAAAACAATGATGTTTTCCATTCgatcacaaacaaaattggTGGAAGCAATAAGAAACGAAGTTTGTGTGATATAACATATGGTGCGAATGAAGCCaacaaaaatgatgatgatcgaGAGagcaagaagatgaaacataGAGACATTGAAAGGCAAAGAAGACAAGAAGTTTCATCTCTTTTCAAAAGACTAAGAACTCTCTTGCCATTTCAATATATCCAGGTAAGTTATCTAGTGGGAGATATTTCATTATGATTAGCttgagaaatattttatatttttatctctatatatagtcCTTAATTACATACTAATTTACAAAACCATTTCATTTGTTAAAGTGCAAGCGAGCAGTTTTCTTTCCATTGAAAAGGAAAGTATATAGAGAACCTTAGTTTTGAAAGCTTTTACTAACTATTCGATCATTCATGCTTTCGtatatacttttaaaacaatttttttacataattaaatcTTTCGTATATATATTGTGGTACCACTTTATACATAGAATTAGAAACTCTTACACATTCGtattaatatctaaaatatataaattgaaattttgacaaatagttttttttttcaacgtAGTGTAATACTCGAATTTTGGATACCACATCAAGGAAACATCTTCTTAAACTGATGAgttcattcttttttcttaacactAGTTAATATATCCAAGTACATTCTTGAATCAAATAATTGCTAGTTAGTTGTTCTAAGCATGACCATATCATTTAACATACAGGGTAAACGCTCGACATCAGATCACATCGTGCAGGCAGTGAACTACATCAAAGacttacaaatcaaaatcaaagaactCAACGAAAAGAGAAATCGGGTAAAAAAAGTCATATCGGCCACAACTACTACTCATTCAGCTATAGAGGAATGCACCAGTAgtttatcatcatcagcagCATCAACACTATCATCAAGCTGCTCATGTGTAGGAGACAAACACATTACTGTTGTGGTCACACCTTGTTTAGTTGGTGTTGAGATCATCATAAGTTGTTGTCTCGGACGAAACAAGTCTTGTCTCTCGAGTGTTCTTCAAATGTTAGCTCAAGAACAAAGGTTCAGTGTAGTTAGTTGCCTCTCAGCTAGACGGCAACAGAGATTCATGCACACCATTGTTTCGCAGGTAAAATTgttactaaaaatataaagagaaaagGTTACAAgaatttacaaacttttggGTCTATCATAGTTGCTAATATCAGTTTTTAGTTCACATACCATTTTATTTGCTAATTTCTATACAAATTATAATCTGTTTGTAAACTACTTTTGTGGTTATCAAAAATACAATGAATATACTTACCTGAAATTagaattagataaataaattactaattttctaaaaaaaagttttagtgtttgatcttttcttgccttaattttctaaaaacaaaattgacaCTAATcatcatttcatttcaaattttcagGTGGAGGATGGCAAACAGATCAATATTTTGGAGCTTAAGGATAAAATAATGACTATGTAGCCCCATgtacaagaagaaaattagTTACTAtgacaaatgaaaatattacGTGGTttgaaattggaattttaCTGAATTTCAATGTATGCATTATTTGAGTTGTTAGATACTAAGATCATGCTATTTTAGTGTATCGGCTTACTTCTGAGTGCTTAGATTAATGTTACAAACTAATgcttgtttttcatttttttttttgtaaaataaagtttgtttttcttggcATTCTAATTATGATATACttcattttaattactattattaaatagaaaatatatgatcGTTACAAGGGTGTATATATAGAATCTCTAAAATATGGATAAAACATCTCCAAACATATGCAAGTCCAATCTTAGTAAAAAGCTTAGGAAAAGTGGTAATTACAAGAAACATGAGAGATTCTTGACTGGCTAGTTGGAGATATGGAAATGATAATCAATTAGTCATTTGCTCAATAATTTCTTTGGGATTAAAATACCCTATTGGACAACAATTTTTCCATTAACATTCCTTTAAAAATCGGTCACAAGTGATTTTTTTGATAGATATAAAAATTGGGACCTTGCTAAACTTGTAACAAAATCATATCTTAACATGTTAGGTACGttcatttttgaaatttgaatgaataattaaaaaaatataatttgtagCTTTCTTTAGATATCATCATATTCTTCAATAGATTTATAAGTTTTAGGAGAATGTCGACATTATCCTAGTTCGAAAATTGGTTGTGGAGAATAGTCTAATTGGTCTTTGGTCCGAATACGATACGTGGTGTCAAAACATATTCCCTCTcataatataacaaaagaaaagaagcaatcTCATTATTCTGCCAGTGATTAATAAATGAAGTGATATGTTATCAACTAGACAccttttgttataaatttgaccaaaacaaaaaaaatgaaagaaaaatatatgaagaCATTAGAAAGTAAAactaactaataaaataattagaatGCGAAGGGAGGCACagaccaaaacaaacatgaaCGCACGTCCATTACTTACTTGTTCATACTCTTCTTTCATAGTGTTTCTCACGTTGAAACCAATTTTTTCGCCTTTCATTTCAGGGAAATTTTTTTAAGCCATTGtattcattatatatatgagatctTATGCATTAGTAAGACTTGGCTTTACAGAGAGATAATAAGAGTAGGCGCCctcaagaaaacagagtaaaaatGGATCAAAATTTGTATCGCAAGTGCCTGGTTATTTTATCGATGATGGCAATGATCGGCACATCAATGGCTACATATGCCGGGACCCCATGGCGTACAGCCTCAGCCACTTTTTACGGTGACGACACCGGCAGCGCAACTATGGGTAAAGTCCATATACTTCTACATTGTATTGTATGTAGAAGTAGAACACAAACTATATATGACTCGATTCCATATTATTTGAAAcgattgtttgtttgcatttcTATGTTTTAATGTACTAATCATAtatcataacataaaaatgCAAACAAGATGAAACAATTATGGcttatttataaatacatgAATCTTTAATTTCGAAGATCATTAAAATGTACTGACAATTTTTAACATGACCATGTATATCGATCAGGTGGGGCTTGTGGCTATGGTAACATGTATGACAGCGGCTACGGGGTAGCCACGACTGCGCTGAGCACAGCCCTGTTCAACGAGGGTTATGCATGCGGTCAATGTTTCCAGTTAAAGTGTGTGTCGTCGCCTAACTGCTACTACGGGTCACCAGCCACCGTGGTAACTGCAACCAACATATGTCCACCAAATTATGGCCAAGCATCCAACAATGGTGGATGGTGTAATCCGCCACGAGTCCATTTTGATTTGACTAAACCAGCTTTTATGAAGATCGCTAACTGGAAGGCTGGTATCATCCCCGTCTCATATCGCAGGTAATATTCACATTTCATTAGAGCATTACAATTATAGAGGTAGATTGAAAACGTAAAGAAATGGTTTATCTTAACCATagtgaaattatatatatttatagtcaaatattttgaatgatATCTTGTTTGAATGCACCATTTGCAAATGctaaaatatgattatgtCGATATATATATGCAGAGTGGCATGTAAGAAGATCGGAGGAATAAGGTTCAAATTTGAAGGAAATGGATATTGGCTACTTGTGTACGTGATGAACGTAGGTGGTCCAGGTGACATCAAGACCATGGCCGTTAAAGGTAGCCGCACAGGGTGGATCAACATGAGCCATAACTGGGGAGCTTCGTACCAAgccttttcttctctctacgGTCAGTCTCTCTCGTTCCGGCTCACCTCTTACACCACTCGTCAGACCATTTACGCTTATAATGCTGCTCCGGCAAGCTGGAGCGCGGGCAAGACCTACCAGAGCAAGGctaattttaactaatttagGTCATATTCAATTCCGAGAAACCGGTTTATTTGAATATACGGTTTTGCCATTTGTTGTTGAGTCCGATCGATCGAGAGGTTGATCCTTTTTTTCTAATGAATAACTCCCTTTGGTTATATGGTAGTCATTAATTCTTGTATATCCATCATTGGGTTGAGgaaaatttgttgatttttatgtgtgtttaaaatttttgaattatctTCTCATTCATATATTAGCATCAAAATGATTGATGGGATCATTggtactttttttcttatcagaAAATGACTTTTCTAATTCAAGAGTTATCAATAAATATGACATAACGATTAGACGATATGATCATGATTCGCCAATGTATGATACTCACTTCAGTTTAATATAAAGATCGTTTGACAAATTTTGATGCGAATTAAGAGAGTTTGTATACAATAATAGTACATTCTTAGAAAATAATTGCTGTTTTATAATTCTGATCTATTTAAtacttaaaattaaatttgactagagtaaaaatgaaaaatttgtaaaagaaCGTTATACACAAACATTGAAACGTcagttatttaaaaaatagaaaattatatattctatAAAACGTACACTTTACTCAAAACAATCTCACGCCGCCTACAGTTTCATACCCCAAGAAATCATATGGAGTAgcataaaaactatatacatatatacataaatatatctatCAAATAAAAGCAAACCTGTCCCTTCAATCCAAAGCCTTCACCAAGctctaaaaagaaaagagaaactcaTTTCTCATGATCGACTCTTCCTCTACACTTCTTCATCGCATCTTCTCATCACCTCAACATTCAAACGTGAACAATTACTCCACCAATATCGAAAATGGTAACACTAACACTCTATCCTCCCTCTATTCAACTAATAATAATCGTATTATTCCTCTTCCTTCCCTCTCATCTAGAGGGTTCGActtctactactactactcaAGAAGCTCTCAATGAATCCTCAAGGCTTCTTGATCTCATTCTAAGAGATTACACTCTCAACTTCTTCAAGAACCAACATTATTCTATCAAGACCGGTGTTATTCGGCGTGTTCATCTCCCGTCTGACTACTCCGGCATAAAACTTGACGCCGTTAGGTTCCGGTGTGGGAGTCTCCGACGATACGGAGCAAAAATCGAAGAATTCAATATTGGCGTTGGAGCTATTCTTGAGCCGTGTGGTGAACGTCTTTTGGTTGTGAGACAAAGCTTGGGATCAAAGTGGTCcgatatatattacaaaaactaTGATCTCTCCGGTTATAGACTTGTGTCTCCGGTTCTAGGGCTCTTAGCTTATAACGCATTAAACGATGTTGTTTTAGGGAATAACGTGAGTAGCTCTTATCAGATAAGTCTCCTCCTAGCCCGTACTAAAGATCCATCCAACGTTGATTTTGGGAACGTTTCTGGACCGTCGGTGGTAGAGAGAACGTTCTTGAATAAGCCAATGTGCGCTACTTTTGAACTTGATGGAAAAGTAACGCTTGCCGCCGAAGTGAAGCCGTTTGTGTGCGCCGTTAAAACCAATGGACATTTTGGTTTAGTGGTGACGGATGATCCAAAATCGAATGGTGGAGGAgaaaaggagatgaagaaggagaagatcgGACGGTGGAGGAAGGTTGTTGGAGGGCTTGTTGGGTCTGTGACGGTGGGGGTGGTGCTTTTAGGGCTGGTGGTGGCGGCTGCTGTAGTGACGgcaaagaaaaggagaagaagggcaaaaagggaagaaatggagagaaaagcttatgaagaagaagcttttagAGTAGTGTCAATGGTGGGGCATTCTAGGGCTTTCGTTGCTTCTGCTACAAGGACTTCTCCAGGTTTCATGGAATATGAGTTTGTtcctaattaattaattatatttacgTGTGATTCCGTTTTTGtggattgttttcttttttttttcttttgtaaaaacggttttaatttatgttaaaatgCATGTTGTTGGGGGTTTTgggacatatatatatatttcgttGGTGACAAGTAAGGTACGTATGgtgatgattttttctttctttcacgGTGATGAATTTACAAGGTAACACCGCTAGTGGCCTAGTAGTAAGTAGTAACtattaaagaaaatcaaatgagcAAAGTTACATTCAAAGTCATtgataaacaataaaacatgGTCATtttttacaccaaaaaaaacaacatgaTCGTTGCCTACACGTTAATTAACGAGGCATCAAGAATTATAATTTGATGAAATATGCCGTCTGGCGTCTTCATAAGAATACAATATGTTTGATGAAAATCTACCTCTAATCAAatggtagtttttttttttttttgaggagTCACATAGCTAGGAAACGTTTTATGCTAGTAATATCACACACGGAAACAATTACGAACCCATGTGTACAAGTGTTTAGGCTTTGAGACCTTAATGAAGTGCCCAATGAGAATTATTTTTAGGTCCACCAAACTCACAATATTATATGGCCCGTACATTAAATCACTAAAACTTAGTATCGTGTCACTAATAGTATCTCATTGTTCTCTGATTAATGGCCGcattattataagtttttttttgtgtcaaaaGCATTATTATAAGTTGAGAAGTCGTTTTCATAGGACCACAAATTGTTTCAGATGTGAGATGTCTTAAATCTTAGGCTTAAGAGAACGACAATTCTGtccctcttttctttgttcGACCAACTCTGTCTTTGTCcctctttattttgtttctttcatttttctatacGAACGAATATTTTTGATGTCATTGCGTAAAACAAAAGGGAATTTGTACATAACTACATAAAAAGGGAGAAATGGAAAGTAGTTTTTCCATATTGGTGAAGGCGTGcattattctctttttcatttaataaTATGCAAAATCctcttttaatttgtattttttatttttgtttatagaatATATTATGTgctattattttagttttttttgtgtcatgTATTATTGgcattattaaaaatatttgatctaATCCTATTACGATATAAACTACATGCAACATATGCAATTACAACGACCAAGGATTCCATTGTTAtgatgaaatattattttagtttttgtaattaattgcagttttttttttgcaaaaacttAAGACTACTTGGATGGCTATTGGCTCCAATATGCCAAGCCGGAGGAAAACCAGAAgatttaagaatatatttttttaaacgaTGAAgtggaaaaataatttttttaacgtCCAACATGTATGTTCAGAAGATTTGTAATTCTGAACGGAACTATTACATGACGTTACAAAAAACCATGCCACAAGAGTATCCGGACTTAACAACGTTTCACAacacatcaattttttttttttcagttttatggATATTTCTGAAATTCTAGCTAAAAActattagtatatattaaagtTCATATATCAAACTATTGTTTGTGTGCTATATTAACTTCATATCAAACTAGGAAAAATATGAAAGCATTTTTCTATCTATCAAATAATACTGCAATTAAATTATCAGAGTGTTACTGTTTTAAGGTTATATGACTAAGAAATGGTGCATCAAAGCTGTATCacattttgtccaaaaaaatttaactgTATCACGTAATTgagtat
This sequence is a window from Arabidopsis thaliana chromosome 1 sequence. Protein-coding genes within it:
- a CDS encoding transmembrane protein, putative (DUF1191); the encoded protein is MIDSSSTLLHRIFSSPQHSNVNNYSTNIENGNNVSSSYQISLLLARTKDPSNVDFGNVSGPSVVERTFLNKPMCATFELDGKVTLAAEVKPFVCAVKTNGHFGLVVTDDPKSNGGGEKEMKKEKIGRWRKVVGGLVGSVTVGVVLLGLVVAAAVVTAKKRRRRAKREEMERKAYEEEAFRVVSMVGHSRAFVASATRTSPGFMEYEFVPN
- a CDS encoding uncharacterized protein (unknown protein; Has 30201 Blast hits to 17322 proteins in 780 species: Archae - 12; Bacteria - 1396; Metazoa - 17338; Fungi - 3422; Plants - 5037; Viruses - 0; Other Eukaryotes - 2996 (source: NCBI BLink).) — its product is MKGEKIGFNVRNTMKEEYEQVSNGRAFMFVLVCASLRILIILLVSFTF
- a CDS encoding basic helix-loop-helix (bHLH) DNA-binding superfamily protein (basic helix-loop-helix (bHLH) DNA-binding superfamily protein; FUNCTIONS IN: DNA binding, sequence-specific DNA binding transcription factor activity; INVOLVED IN: regulation of transcription; LOCATED IN: nucleus; CONTAINS InterPro DOMAIN/s: Helix-loop-helix DNA-binding domain (InterPro:IPR001092), Helix-loop-helix DNA-binding (InterPro:IPR011598); BEST Arabidopsis thaliana protein match is: basic helix-loop-helix (bHLH) DNA-binding superfamily protein (TAIR:AT1G12540.1); Has 533 Blast hits to 533 proteins in 49 species: Archae - 0; Bacteria - 0; Metazoa - 85; Fungi - 0; Plants - 445; Viruses - 0; Other Eukaryotes - 3 (source: NCBI BLink).), with the protein product MDCVPSLFMPDSTYEDGLLFSDSFLLSPFISYQNNDVFHSITNKIGGSNKKRSLCDITYGANEANKNDDDRESKKMKHRDIERQRRQEVSSLFKRLRTLLPFQYIQGKRSTSDHIVQAVNYIKDLQIKIKELNEKRNRVKKVISATTTTHSAIEECTSSLSSSAASTLSSSCSCVGDKHITVVVTPCLVGVEIIISCCLGRNKSCLSSVLQMLAQEQRFSVVSCLSARRQQRFMHTIVSQVEDGKQINILELKDKIMTM
- a CDS encoding transmembrane protein, putative (DUF1191) (Protein of unknown function (DUF1191); FUNCTIONS IN: molecular_function unknown; INVOLVED IN: biological_process unknown; LOCATED IN: endomembrane system; CONTAINS InterPro DOMAIN/s: Protein of unknown function DUF1191 (InterPro:IPR010605); BEST Arabidopsis thaliana protein match is: Protein of unknown function (DUF1191) (TAIR:AT4G22900.1); Has 30201 Blast hits to 17322 proteins in 780 species: Archae - 12; Bacteria - 1396; Metazoa - 17338; Fungi - 3422; Plants - 5037; Viruses - 0; Other Eukaryotes - 2996 (source: NCBI BLink).); this translates as MVTLTLYPPSIQLIIIVLFLFLPSHLEGSTSTTTTQEALNESSRLLDLILRDYTLNFFKNQHYSIKTGVIRRVHLPSDYSGIKLDAVRFRCGSLRRYGAKIEEFNIGVGAILEPCGERLLVVRQSLGSKWSDIYYKNYDLSGYRLVSPVLGLLAYNALNDVVLGNNVSSSYQISLLLARTKDPSNVDFGNVSGPSVVERTFLNKPMCATFELDGKVTLAAEVKPFVCAVKTNGHFGLVVTDDPKSNGGGEKEMKKEKIGRWRKVVGGLVGSVTVGVVLLGLVVAAAVVTAKKRRRRAKREEMERKAYEEEAFRVVSMVGHSRAFVASATRTSPGFMEYEFVPN
- the EXPA18 gene encoding expansin A18 (expansin A18 (EXPA18); INVOLVED IN: plant-type cell wall modification involved in multidimensional cell growth, unidimensional cell growth, plant-type cell wall loosening; LOCATED IN: endomembrane system, extracellular region; EXPRESSED IN: root hair, root; CONTAINS InterPro DOMAIN/s: Pollen allergen, N-terminal (InterPro:IPR014734), Rare lipoprotein A (InterPro:IPR005132), Pollen allergen/expansin, C-terminal (InterPro:IPR007117), Barwin-related endoglucanase (InterPro:IPR009009), Expansin (InterPro:IPR002963), Expansin/Lol pI (InterPro:IPR007118), Expansin 45, endoglucanase-like (InterPro:IPR007112); BEST Arabidopsis thaliana protein match is: expansin A7 (TAIR:AT1G12560.1); Has 2180 Blast hits to 2177 proteins in 164 species: Archae - 0; Bacteria - 12; Metazoa - 0; Fungi - 39; Plants - 2093; Viruses - 0; Other Eukaryotes - 36 (source: NCBI BLink).) codes for the protein MDQNLYRKCLVILSMMAMIGTSMATYAGTPWRTASATFYGDDTGSATMGGACGYGNMYDSGYGVATTALSTALFNEGYACGQCFQLKCVSSPNCYYGSPATVVTATNICPPNYGQASNNGGWCNPPRVHFDLTKPAFMKIANWKAGIIPVSYRRVACKKIGGIRFKFEGNGYWLLVYVMNVGGPGDIKTMAVKGSRTGWINMSHNWGASYQAFSSLYGQSLSFRLTSYTTRQTIYAYNAAPASWSAGKTYQSKANFN
- a CDS encoding basic helix-loop-helix (bHLH) DNA-binding superfamily protein gives rise to the protein MDCVPSLFMPDSTYEDGLLFSDSFLLSPFISYQNNDVFHSITNKIGGSNKKRSLCDITYGANEANKNDDDRESKKMKHRDIERQRRQEVSSLFKRLRTLLPFQYIQGKRSTSDHIVQAVNYIKDLQIKIKELNEKRNRVKKVISATTTTHSAIEECTSSLSSSAASTLSSSCSCVGDKHITVVVTPCLVGVEIIISCCLGRNKSCLSSVLQMLAQEQRFSVVSCLSARRQQRFMHTIVSQVKLLLKI